CATCACCGTTACAACCGGACTAGTAAATACAAACACACTACCAATGCTAATTAACGCAGTTTCAACCGGAAAACTACCAGTTCAAGGACTAATTACCCACCGCTTTAACCTTTCTGATATCATGAAAGCTTATGATACCTTCTTAAATGCATCTGACAATAAAGCAATGAAAATTTTCATTGACGCGACAAAATAAAGTTTATTATTTTCGTTTTATTATTTGTAAATTGATTTGTAAGACTCGCTACTTTAAATTGCGAGTCTTATTTTTTATTTTAAATTTTTAAAATAAAAAAATTCAGTTATAATTAGACCTTGCTAAGAATGAATTAATAAATTTTTAAAAATTAGAATTAAGGGGGAATTAGTTATGTTTTTTTCCTAAAAAATCAAATAAAGCAAATTTTGTGCTGTGTTTTAAAGATAGTGCAATGGCTTAAAATTAACCGTTTTCAAAAAAAAAAAAAAAATGCTTGGTCTAAAAAAATTTCTGTTATAATAATCTTCACTAAGAATGAATTAATAAATTTTGAGATTAGAATTAAGGGGGAATTAGTTATGTTTTTGCCATAAAAAAATCAGAAAATGCGAATTTTCCATTATGTTTTTAAATATGATGGAATGCCTTAAATTTAACCGTTTAGAAATCTTCAAATTTATGGCTTTTAATTATTGTTCTTTCAAAACTTCACATATTTTTTTAGGCTCAATTTAAATAAAAACGAGTTTTCTATTTACATTGAGTTTAAATAGTAGTTGTATTTTTTTGTGATTTTTGCCAGTGTTTTAAACTAAAAAAGCAGTTTAAAAATCCATAATTTTGCTTTTAAGTTAAAATTTTAGCTTTTTTAGTTTGCTTTATTTGATTGGTAAGTGGGTTTTTCTTTCCTGATGATTAGATTTAAAATTTAGCATTTTTGCTTTGATAGTTATTTTCCTGGGTTTGCCAAAAAAGTTAAAAAAGTGCCAAAACTTAAACCAGGACACTTTTTTAAGATTATTTCATCAAACTGGCAAACTCGGGATAAAAAAATTTCACCTAAATTTAAGGTGAAATTTTTATTTGTTGTTTGAAGTTTTTAGGCTTCTTTTTTAGCAAGATCATCAACTGAGCCAATAAAGGCAAATTCTGATGGGGAAATATCTAAAAATTCACCATCAATAATTCGAATTACTGAGTCAATTGTTTTTTCAAGTGGAACATAAACTCCAGGTTCTTTAGTAAAGGCAGCGGCCATAAAGAAATTCTGGGTGAAAAAGTTTTCAAGTTGAAGCGCTTTACGAACAATTATTTTACTTTCAGCATCAAGTTCATCAAATCCAAGAATCAAAATAACATCTTCTAAGTCTTTGTATTTTTTCATAATTGACTTAGCGGCAATAATTGCATTAAAATGTCTTTCACCAATAACGTTTACCGAAACTGAGTTTGAGGTTGAAACTAAAGGATCAAAAGCTGGAAAAATATTTCTTGACATTTTATCACGTGAGAGCACAAATGAAGAATCAAGGTGCGTAAAGAGCGAAATAGCCGCTGGATCAGAAAGATCGTCCATTGGCAAAAACACCGTTTGGAAGGAAGTAATTGAGCCATTTTCGTTTTTATAAAGGCGATCTTCAATAAAAGAAACATCAGAGTCCATTGTTGCATGGTAACCACCAATTGAGACATTTTTTTCAAGCGCACTCGAGACTTCATTAGTAGCTTGAATAAAACGGTAAATGTTGTCAATAAATAAAAGCACATCTTCTTTTTCGTAGTCACGAGCATATTCAGCAGCTGTAACTCCCATTGGCACAATCATTGACCGAGCGCCAGGAGTTTCGTTCATTTGGGCAACAAACATTGTTGATTTAGACATTAAATTTGACTCTTGAAGTTCTAAAAATAACTCAAGACCTTCACGGGAACGCTCGCCTGAACCAACAAAAATTGATGAAACTTTTTGTCTTTGTTTGGAAACGTTGAAAATTATTTCTTTCATCAAAACAGTTTTACCAACTCCGGCACCACCAAAAATTCCGATTTTATAACCTTCAAAAATAGGGACAAAAAAATCAAGCGCTTTAATTCCGGTTTCAAGCAATTTATGACGAACATTAAAATTTTCTTTTGTAACATTAACTGTTGAATTAATCGGAATTGTTTTTGGCTTGTATTGGGCATTATTTTGTGATTGGGCTAAAATGTTAAAAACTTGATTTTTAGCACTAGCGCCAACAGGAACTTGTAAAAAAGTGAGTGTATTGACAACTTGGTGACCAACGGCAATTGGCTGAGATTTGGCAATCACAATTGCACGAACTGTATTTGCATCTAAAATTTTTTTTATCACCAAAACTGTCGTGTTTTGGTGCATTGTTAGAGCTTGTTCAAGTTGAATTTTATCAAGATCAGTCTGAAATTTAATTTCAGCAACATTAGTTCAAATCTGGGAAACAAAACCAATCATTTTTATCTACCTCCGATATTTTGGGCTTTTTGTGTTATTGAATCAAGTAATGACTGATCCATTTTTGGAAATGCAAGCGGAACTTCTAATTGAGTATTTGTTGATTTTTCCAAAAATTGGTTAACTACTGTTGCAAAATATGAACCAGCAAGCTGATCGTCAATAAATTCATTATTTGTGTATTTGGCAAAAATTTGTTTGGCAAACGGATCAGTTTCAATTAAGGCTTGAACAAAATTCACGACTTTTGTAGGATCAGCCACATCTTTTAAAAGACCTCAAGAAATTATTTTTATTCCCATTAAAACACTTGTTGGCGAATAATAAGAATAACCTTTTTGCACTAAAAACTGTTCAACTTGTGATCCTTTAAAAAGTAAATCCGAAGTTTCCTTATTAAGATCATAATCTAATTTTGCCAATTTAATCTGCTTTTGGTAGTTATAATATAATGATGAAATTTCTTTTGAAATGGCACGAATATTTTTTGCTTGAACTGATGAACCTGTCCGCGAAACGCTAAGTCCAATATTTACAGCAGGAATTTTTCCTTCGGCAAAAAGTGCTGAAGAAGTAATAATTTGACCGTCAGTAATTGAAATTACATTCGAAGAAACAAGTGCGGTAATATCATTATCAACAGTTTGAAGAATTGGCAAGGCTGTAATTGATTTTCGTCCAATAAAACGACCTGAACGCTCTAAAAGTTTTGAGTGGGCAAAGAAAATATCAGCCGGAAAAGCTTCTTTTCCAATTGGCTGATTAGTTAAAAGGGCAACCTCACGCCAAACACTTGCATGTTTTGACAGATCATCAAAAACAATAACAACATCGTAATTATAACTAAGATTTTCAGCATGAGCCATTGCAAAATAAGGAGCTAAATATTGGTCAAATGGACTTGTTGAAGCTGCATGAAGAACGATTGTGTTATTCATTGCCCCATTTTTTAATAGATCATGGTATAAAGAGACTAAATTTTGCCGTTTTTGACCAATTGAGACATAAATACATTTTGTTGTTGGCGAATTTTTTTGGTTAATAATTGTGTTAATTCCAATATGTGTTTTTCCAGTTTGACGATCACCGACAATAAGTTCACGCTGACCAAATCCAATCGGGTTAAAAAGATCGATTGACAAAATTCCGGTATAAACTTGGCGATCAAGCAATTGACGTTGTAAAACACCTGCGGCAGTTGCAAAAGCTGAATGGCGATAAGTTAAAAAAGTTTGTGGTCTTGCTGACTTTGGTTCAATTATATTACCAGAAAGATCGATAATTTTCCCAAAAAATTCCATCGAAGTGGCCACACGATCAAAATCAGGTAATTCAACAAGTTCGTCATTAATTTCAACTTTACCTTTTTGGTTGTTAAAAAGTAAATAAGCTTGCATATATGAGGCTTGAATTACTACCGCTTTAATTTCGGGTTTATTTTTAATTTGAAAAAATTGCTGTTCTTTTCAGTTGTATTGTCCTTTAACTAAAATAACATAGTCTAAAACTGAGGCGACACGTAATGACATTATTTTTCTCCTTGTTGTTGATTTTCAGAATTATTTTCAACCTTTTTTAATTGATTTCTTTTATAAACTAACAATCTTGAAATTACAGCAATTGAGACTAAAATTACCGAAAGTGTCCCGACTATTATATAAGCAAGATTATTTGATAACCATTGACCTTGCTGTTCGTTATTGAATTTTTCAATAAGTGCTGAAAAATTCTGAATTGGATCAGAGTTTTGTTGGTTGTTATTTATTGAAGAAGATCCTTGATTTGTTTGTGGTTCATCAAAATAAGCAACATGCCCTAATATTTGGTTTAAAAGATTGATTTGTCTCCCTAGTTTAGTCATTGCCAAAAATTGATTAACTAAATTAGAACTTAATTTGTAAGACTCATTATGAAAAAGGGCAACTTTTTCGTGTGCCTGAGCAAAATAACGGTTAATATCTTCGCGAGTTAAATTCAATTTTTTGAGATTTTCATCAAATTGTTTTTCTTTTTGCGCCGCTGCTTCTTTGTCAACTGCATTTGGTTTTGCCAAATATTGGAAAAATTTATCTTGAAGAACAATTAGATTTAAAAAATAAATTAAATAATAATGAGATCAAGCTTTATTATTGTCAATTTCTGATTTTTTTAAATAAGATAAAAACTGAAATTGTGAAGCTGAAAAAACACTAGCATGAGAAGAATTTATATAATCTTGGGCCAATTTTTTCTGAGCATCAAGAAAATCTTGGTTATAAAAAACTTTAGTTAATAAATAAAAGAAATTATAAATTGTTGTTTGTGAACCTGGAGAATAATAACGAATTTGATCAAAACTAAACTGGTCTTGAATATTCATTGTTGAGAAAAACTGGTCAATTACAGCAGTTACACCTAGATTTGAATGGTATAAATTTGTTGTTATTGCTTGTTTTTGAGCTGGAGTTGCCCCTTCAGGAAAATCAGTATAATGGGGAGTATCGTAGACTTTTTCGGCTTTTGACTTATCAGCTGGATCACGAACTTGATTAACAAAGTCAACAATTTTTACTTTTGCATTAATTTTATTTCCAGCCGCATCATATGAAACTGATTCAATAAAATATTTAAAACGTGAATTTAACGGGTTTAAGAAGAAAAAAATGTTATTTTTTTCTTCTTGTGATGCCGAATTATAGAGGTTAA
Above is a window of Mesomycoplasma ovipneumoniae DNA encoding:
- a CDS encoding MSC_0618 family F1-like ATPase beta subunit, producing MIGFVSQIWTNVAEIKFQTDLDKIQLEQALTMHQNTTVLVIKKILDANTVRAIVIAKSQPIAVGHQVVNTLTFLQVPVGASAKNQVFNILAQSQNNAQYKPKTIPINSTVNVTKENFNVRHKLLETGIKALDFFVPIFEGYKIGIFGGAGVGKTVLMKEIIFNVSKQRQKVSSIFVGSGERSREGLELFLELQESNLMSKSTMFVAQMNETPGARSMIVPMGVTAAEYARDYEKEDVLLFIDNIYRFIQATNEVSSALEKNVSIGGYHATMDSDVSFIEDRLYKNENGSITSFQTVFLPMDDLSDPAAISLFTHLDSSFVLSRDKMSRNIFPAFDPLVSTSNSVSVNVIGERHFNAIIAAKSIMKKYKDLEDVILILGFDELDAESKIIVRKALQLENFFTQNFFMAAAFTKEPGVYVPLEKTIDSVIRIIDGEFLDISPSEFAFIGSVDDLAKKEA
- a CDS encoding MSC_0619 family F1-like ATPase alpha subunit: MSLRVASVLDYVILVKGQYNWKEQQFFQIKNKPEIKAVVIQASYMQAYLLFNNQKGKVEINDELVELPDFDRVATSMEFFGKIIDLSGNIIEPKSARPQTFLTYRHSAFATAAGVLQRQLLDRQVYTGILSIDLFNPIGFGQRELIVGDRQTGKTHIGINTIINQKNSPTTKCIYVSIGQKRQNLVSLYHDLLKNGAMNNTIVLHAASTSPFDQYLAPYFAMAHAENLSYNYDVVIVFDDLSKHASVWREVALLTNQPIGKEAFPADIFFAHSKLLERSGRFIGRKSITALPILQTVDNDITALVSSNVISITDGQIITSSALFAEGKIPAVNIGLSVSRTGSSVQAKNIRAISKEISSLYYNYQKQIKLAKLDYDLNKETSDLLFKGSQVEQFLVQKGYSYYSPTSVLMGIKIISWGLLKDVADPTKVVNFVQALIETDPFAKQIFAKYTNNEFIDDQLAGSYFATVVNQFLEKSTNTQLEVPLAFPKMDQSLLDSITQKAQNIGGR
- a CDS encoding MSC_0620 family F1-like ATPase-associated subunit, which gives rise to MSKKLKNKLVFVPILSVFSISSLFFLSSASTFSPPAVEFQQTAPTPSNPGQPPTIQPANPGQNAGGQNSGGQAQPGISEKKAEPITEEDLRQNKAYWEAQKESLIDQFIDKVDEDIKIKLADIASKTRDNLEEKLQQSFFWIQLRDYFKRNREGLKKNPSEFGLNIISPFAFANNLKLKRGDVSFDKENYQGLEWGTNNDDNYEKINNVKTSKVTEVPNTLKGKEFENRIKTYFQGLTSQYKQYLFKEEEFPVYKKNFNLDKFADRSDTDENLLLASKPIGKEGINSWNDWIKNYFEKQSLLLDFTLNQLPNPSSSQSAQEQINFAIKKITNQNPPDVAEKPEFEVRIAPDLPPIIAPQYAAMTPQQVVNLYNSASQEEKNNIFFFLNPLNSRFKYFIESVSYDAAGNKINAKVKIVDFVNQVRDPADKSKAEKVYDTPHYTDFPEGATPAQKQAITTNLYHSNLGVTAVIDQFFSTMNIQDQFSFDQIRYYSPGSQTTIYNFFYLLTKVFYNQDFLDAQKKLAQDYINSSHASVFSASQFQFLSYLKKSEIDNNKAWSHYYLIYFLNLIVLQDKFFQYLAKPNAVDKEAAAQKEKQFDENLKKLNLTREDINRYFAQAHEKVALFHNESYKLSSNLVNQFLAMTKLGRQINLLNQILGHVAYFDEPQTNQGSSSINNNQQNSDPIQNFSALIEKFNNEQQGQWLSNNLAYIIVGTLSVILVSIAVISRLLVYKRNQLKKVENNSENQQQGEK